gtttACATTGAATACCACTAAACTTTTATAGAGTATATAAAAAAAAGTCTAGTTTGAATACATCTAGACTTTTAAActccataaaaatcattaaaaatttaGAAACAATTAGTCCCTGAATTCATATCCAAACTCTTTATGTTCTACTATAAATCAcacaatatatatgtatttttcaAGTATAAATCTTTACATTATATTCGaatgaataaaaattatatttgaatttggatttagatttgtatttgaaattcataaatttaaaatctaGTTTTGATAAAGGAATTGAGTTTGATAGTTAGatataatataatttgatataaaaaaaattatacatctCTTATACTAAATATCATGcatcaataaaaaataaataaattcatatatttttttttctgttcACCCGATCCAATGAGATCAAATTTCTCAAAGCTTCGTACCCCTTAATAATGGCAGAGTAAGTTTTCATTCAATTCGTTTTTGGAAAACTTGCTGGTCGCAGAATAGTTCGCGGCCAAGGACCTAAAATAAAACATGTCGATCTCTTTACATTCATTTATTTAACTCGACATGTGAGAAATAATACTTGAACAAGAAAAACAGGAGCAATAATTTCCCAAGCTCATGGATAAATTGCTTTGGTATGTTTcatgaatatattttttatttaatttacaatatcccattatctatatatatatttagaaaatGATTTcgacaaaaaaatttaaataatttatttcccTTTAGCGGCGGAGACTGCACGTAAACGCCGGTGTGAGTAATAAGTCAAGGCGGAAGCTTTATTGAACTGCGGTCGAATATCGTTGATCTACAACTGATGACAATGGACGCTTATAAGGCGGCGGGAAATGAAGCGCAACAATATGTGTGGGCAGGCGCGATTCCACTTCAGATTCATCTCCACGATTCCGAAGTCACTACTCTTCCACCTCCGTCCCCCGCTTTGGTAGTTTGTTCTTTTCTATGTTATGGCACTTTCAGTATTTTATGAGATTGCAAACTGATGGCTGGCGAAATGTCAAGGAGAATGAAGTTGTGTTTCCTTAATGTTTTTCCCAAAATGGGTTTGGTATTTATGGCTTGCTTTTTTTGCTAACTATCGCTTAAAATTCGATTTTGATGAACTTTTTTTGTTCTTCATCTTATTAGTATTATTTTTGTGTTATGGGTTTTTCACTGCAGATATTGGCCTCTCGGTTGGGGTACTTGCCTCTGTTAGTTCCGCAGATCAAGCCATTCTTTAGCAGTTCGCTTCCTCCTGGAGTTGACACTGTGTGGTTTGATTACAAAGGTTTACCGCTCAAATGGTGCGTATTAGCATGCTCATCACTTGATTTATGGGTGCAAATGAATTTCATCCAATGCTGCCATTCATGAAACAAAGGATAGAATTATAAGAAAGGGAATGAAAATGGGTGAAGGATTAAAGTAGTGTTTCTTTTTTCAACATTTGATCCTCTTTCCAGCCAGAACAAATTCATGGTAACGCTACCTAGATGTTCTCCACTTGGTGGTGGAGGTCAAAGGCGGCGTCTTTTCCTGATACACAATTATAGAATTTGTAGTTCCTTTAGTTTTTCCTTCTTTTTTACACATTTCTAATTAGTGAGGCTTATATAACGTTTTCTTATTGTAGTGTATTTTGTAGCTATGTTGAAAGCACAAGGCACAAGCAGGTGATGCACGCTATAGTGTAAAATTATGGAACTTAAATGTGCTAAAACTGTACCATCTCATAGCATGAAGATGGACTTGGCAACTGAATGAAAAACAATGATAAAAGGTGTATTTAGTGTATAATGAAATATAAATGGACTATTATTTCGAATTCACTATTGTTGCATTTAAGGACAGCTAAAGCATGCTTTGTGCCATTAATGCACGCCAAAGCTTGTGCTTGACTGAAGGGTTGCCTCTTGTTTTGTGCCTGGGCACATTGTTTACGCCTCAAGGGGCAAAGGTTTTAATGACTATGGTGCATTCTAATGCTACGGAGATTCTAATTTTGTCCTCGTGGGGCTTCTATGTTGTTGTAGTttcttttttacaaaaaattgcCATGTTGTCTTGTTCCTTCAAATCAGTGCATCTCTCTTTATCTCTAACTGATATTATTCCTACCCATTTCAGGTATATACCTACAGGGGTACTTTTTGATCTTCTTTGTGCAGAACCAGAAAGGCCTTGGAATATAACTGTATGAAGTTAATTCTGACTTATGGTGAATTCTTCCCTAAACTGTGAAGCACTTGTCTTTATGGGAATTTTTTAGTGTGTCAACGGAATTGGCAAAATAAAAACTTTTGTTGAACTCAGCGGAGACATGTTGCTAGTTTCTGAAATTATAAGATGTTGGGATGGTTTTTCACCGGCATCGCTATACCAGTTCAAAGCAAAATTTACATTCCATCTCCTTTTCATCTGACTGCAAAGTGGGTTTTACAGAGTAGACAAATGGGTTTACACTAGGTGCGAAATGTTTAAGCATGTAATAGTGGATTGATAAGTTTGCTTCTGGCATTTGTTAACTCCTTGGGTAATTTTGAAGTATCTTAATAGGATGAGGCAACATTTTTACAATGCAAATAAGCTATAGGATTATTGCCACTTTAACTAATTACTGTCACTCTTACTATTGAAGGCTTCAAGTGCAATAAATTTTTACAATGTGATGTATAAAGGACATCCTAGGTGTATTCCCTTAAGCTAAAAGCTTCTTGCTAGGTATTCTTTTAATTCGACATTCCATTCAGGTATTGATGAGGATGGCCTGATAGCTTAAGTGCTTGGTTAAAAGTGTATTATTTAAAGAAACGGTTGTGCTTATGTGTTACTGGGCTGGGTAACGTTAACAATTAAATGATATCTTGTTGCATGTTGATAACATATTCcaacaaaattaaattatagTGAGGTGAAACTCCTCAGATTAGTGCCAATGTTTGCGTCTTGTCCTGCATATTTGCatcttaaacaattaaattGTGGATCACTCGAGCACTTGAAGCAACATACCAGTCCAAGAAGTCTAGATACTCTTATTATTAGCTTATGAATTTCCCTCTTTTACTGAGCGTGCTGTTGTATCTGCCTGCAGGTGCATTTTAGAGGGTATCCTGGGAATTTATTGACCCCTTGTGAAGGTGAAGAGAGCGTAAAGTGGAGCTTTATTAATTCACTGAAAGAAGTACGAGAAACCATTTTTGTTCTGTTTTATTTCTACTTCCATTGGTGGTCTCAAACTTGAGTAGCTTTGTTTTCTTTTATTGCTGTTAAGGCACACTTGCACTCACAGAAGATAAGAAACCCACTTCACTGGGAAATAATCCTTTCATAGAAGAACTTTGAAACTGAAATTGGGATTGTGGGTGTGGGTGGGGAAGTAGATTAGAGTTTCTGATGCGTGCACCCTTTAACAATAGAGGGGAAGATATCCACCCTCAAACAATTGGAAGACATGATTGCATCTTGCATTTCATGTTGTACTTTGGTTAAGATGCTGGTCTCTATCACCTTGGTCTTGTCTTCTTGTATCACTCCTTTTCTATCATCCTTTATCATACTAATTCAAAAActaactttattttttattttttattttttattttttgtatttgtaAGAGATGAAATGCTTACCTGTAACACTTCAGGTACCTGCCTGTCTTATTAATCGCATAAACTTCTCCACAGGCTGCATATATTATCAATGGAAACTGCAAGAATATTATGAATATGTCTCAATCTGACCAGGCAGAACTTTGGCTCTCCGTATTAAATGGTATGAAATTTTCTTAGATTACATGCTTGTTTTAAATGATAGGCTTTTATTTACCTTTTGGCtgtatattttctttttttgttcTATGAATTGCCATTTGAAATGATTATAAAAAAATCTTTTTTGTCCTATGAATTGCAATTTGACATGATTATAAAGAAATCAAGCACTATGACTACAAATAATGAGGGATGAAAGTTAATATTTCACAAGATCCTGAATATAGGGCCATTTGCACAAGCACAAGGGTTGTTCTTATTCAAACTTAATATTCATtagttaaatttatatattttgaaaaaGAAGCAAAGCATAATTAATCAGAGTAAATCAAGCAATTGTTTTTGCGCCGCGATCAACGAATCAGGCAACTCATATCTTAGCTATGACAACTGGTTTTAGGTATGGGCAAGTGGGGAGGGTTGTTCCCCTTAATCTCTGTTGTATTAGTGTTTGACTTGTGTTATTGAATTTCtgtttctatttttattttaaaaaaaatcaagcaAGAAAACttttacatgtttaaataagAAAAGCAAGAATGGAGAAAATTAACAATATGCAAAATGAGAAATCAAAACAAATGGATTTAAATAAGGAAGGAAGTGAGAGAATTAGGAAATCTAAGAGGTCTTGCCACAATATAAAGCAATGCTTAGCCTTAACTTTTCATAGGTTGTAGAAATTCCTGACAAAACCAAGTTATGTGTCTTTTTAAACGGTTTAAGAAAATGTGGGCTACCCCCCTCATATCCCAACAATTTGGGTTGTTCCTTGTGACACCCAAGCCTATTTGGAATCTCCTGCTTTAGCCACGGCCTAAGCCCACTATGAGAGTTACCATATTCGCTAAACTACCCAATTTGATTCTGCAGGAATCATAGGATACAGATGAAAATATGGCAGATTTATGCTTGCCGTAGGTGAAATAGGAGATCTCATATTGGCTTGGGTCTCACATTCCTTTTTGAGATTATTTTGCTACCTTATTTTTCATGTTTCCATGGATTAATTCGAAATGCAAGGTGGTGTGCTTGTCAATGTAAGTTGTGTCATTCATTTTCTGTGGGATAGTGCAACTCTTTCAACAACCCAGATAtatatttgaatgttatcagaAAATTTTATTTGCTTCATATTTTTTGTGGATTGTAATTGGAATTACTAGATGgttaaagaaataaaaggatTATGTAACTGTGATAAAAATGATTTCGTCGTGTGTGTGACTGTGTTCTTGAATTTGCCGTTACTGGTCTTATCTTTCCTGGTTTATGCATTGACAGTGTGTGCACACCGTGATATGCATTTTACGACACATGAGATTTGATCAATGAGTTTTCTGATATTTTTATGTTTGCCCATAGTTTTCAAACATGTTATCATGGACTTTAGTCTATCTCCACCTCAAAAGTTAGCTCAAGAGGGAATATTGTCTAGGTCCATATATACAAGTCTCAATAACTTAATACAATCAATGTGAGAAATCTAACAAGTCTTCTAAAAAGCGGTAAGCAGGCCACCACCCACCGCCTACCACCTATGTCCTTAGATGGTTTTTTTACCTAAATATCTAATTTTTCTTGTTTATCTCTGTATTTATCCAATAATTCATTTATATCGGATTTAAACTCAAAATCAATTACATATTCTTCATCTTTATACAATAAAAATTGAAACAatcttttcaaaaaaataaaaaattatatatattacattAGGTGACCCCTAGACATTTTCTAAAATTCGGGACAGTGAGCGACCACCCAGCGCCTAGACGCCATCTAGGCGGTGCCTTTTAGAACACTGCATCTAACACACCTTCTCACGTCATGAATGAACATATGGAGCGTAAAGTTCACAAAACATTTAGCGGGTCATCCATAAAGACATTCCAACACATATCGATGGGGTTGAGCTCTGATATCATGTTAAGATCATGGACTTTGACAAtctcccccttgagctagcttttaggGTAGAGTTAGACAAtttcatgatattatcatgataTCAGAGCTCAGACTTACCGTTATATGTATGACTGTCCTTATGGGTTACCCGCTAAATGTCTTGTAAACTTCACACTCCAGATGATCATTCTTCGGTGTGATGGGGTGTGTTAGATGTTTCACATCGATTGAATTAAGTTCTCGAGAATTGTATATAAGGATTTAGACAATTCCACCCTTGAATTAGCTTTTGAGGTGGAGTTAGGCACAAGTTCACGATCTTAACAATTAACATTGTATCAGAGCTTAAGTCCACCGTTATATGTTAGAGCCCTTGTGGATCATCTGCTAAATGTCTTGTAAACTTCACACCTAGTTGTTGATTTCTGGCATGAGGGAGTGTGAATAATGTCGGTTGGAATAAATTATTGGGAGGTGTATTATGAACTTGGATAATCCTCATCTCTTGAACTAGTTTTTGGTGTGGAGTTAGTCTCAAGTTCACAATCTTAACAAAACCATGGATAACAATGTAACTTTGAGAAATGTTATTCACCAGGCCAGATGGAAGTTTATCGTGGTGTTTCGTCCAAACTTAAACTTGATAACGTAGCTGGAGATGACTTTTCTTTGAAATTGAATTCTTCCAGTTCAAAAGCTCTCCAAGGCATTAATGACTCTAATGCTACCGCACCAACCAGGACAGGTTAGACGTTCAGTAGTTATCATTCTGGCTTATAAAGTTAGATATTCATTTGATAAATctgtgttttaaaaaaaatttgagttctTCCTGCTCTTTTTGTTCACTTAACCTTGATGGATGTtttttttaccaaattttggttttgcaaataaaaagattacTTGTTCAGCATTTAAAAGTGCGGGCAATGGTTCCAATGCAAATCTTAGTTTTAGTTGCCTTAGACCCTTGGAGTGATTTTTTGCACCAGAAAGTTTGTTTCAACACTGTTTTCAAGTAGGGAGAATGTTGCGTGCCTTTATCTTTGTTTTTGGATCTCTCAACATCTCTTTATTAGCTAACATTTTGTAATTAATCATCTGTTTAAGTTTGGTTTCTCTCATCAGGCAGAATTCCGGTTCGGTTGTACCTTCGGATTATTGTTGCAGATATTGATGATTTAGAAGATTCTCCTATTGTTGATAGCTGGGACAAAATTTCTTACATAAATCGTCCTGTGGAGATTTATGGTGAGGATGACATTGATGCCATttgttatataattaattacatcAATCGTTGATCTAACAAAAGTTTTATTGTGCACACTTAATGGAACTTGAGTCAATTGCTAGTCTGCTAGCTCTTGCCCCTTGATCAGTGTTGTCCAAAAATAAAAAGTTACggcaaaataaattttgggtTGCTAAATTTCAGAGGTTTCAAATAGAAGAAACTTAGTGAACATCAAGTTTAATACTTAGGGTAAATCATATCAACCTTCTGATATTTATCCATACTCTCCGGACCTCTCAATAGGAGAACCACTAATATCATTCtaccataaaattttaaaaattcctTCATTGATATTATTCTCGTGCCAAAATCCCAATTCCTATCATTTATGTTCGTGTACATATTGTCATTTAGAAGGTTCAGCTGGTGGGGTTGGGGGTGGGGGAGGTTAGCAAGACGGTCAAATTACACCGAATATAGATATCATTTACCTGTAGTTTAAAATAACTGAGCTTCAGTGGTACTTCTCCCTTCCAGCATTGTTCattcagaaaaattattacatgATCTAGTGGGCCCCGCATAAAATACATTTATACATGCTCATATTGCAGGAAATTGCTTCACCTTGTATGATGCGGTAAAAGCTCTGTTACCCGAGTTCTTTGCAGAGGAATCCTCCATTGATGACAATCCCTGTGTGGAAGAGGTTGGAGAAGAACGAGAATCAGAAGAGGCAAGTAGCTCAAGAAGTCCTGAAGATACTACAAAAGTATCTAATGAACATGCAGGGTCCCTATCAGACAATGCTGAGATCAAGCTTGTCCGAATTCAGGGAATCGAGCCAAAACTGGAAATTCCATTTGCCTGGATAGCAAACAATTTGATAAACCCTGAGCATTACCTTCATATATGTGTATATGTCAAAATCAAGGAGCCAATCAACATATGAATTATTGGTTTTAAAATTTCTATGTTGTTTATCCGGTATCTCAGGAAAGGTAACATTTCATAGTGTACACCGTGTACAGAATAGTTTACTGTGAAATATGAGTTCGAGTCATTCATTTGATGGTTTCTTTACCCGCCGCCATTCAAGTGGTAGTATTCCATAGAAATAATGTCAGAATTCTATCATAAGAATGCTTTGGCTGAATGGTTGGTTCCATTTCTGATAGTTCCAAAGATATGTTTTCTGAAAATGTGTTTGTGGAGAATGTATGCAAGAATTAGTTGCATTAGCAATGCTCTGCACTGACGCGAAGTTCAGttaaaatcaataattaaaTTGGAGTTGGGGAAGAATATGCTTGATTAGATTCTCAAATTGCGGGttatttttctttgtttcaCTTGGGTTCGTCTTCGTTGTTGTTGAATTGTATCTTTTTAGCATATAATTGACAGAAGATGGGGTGGTATTTGGCATATAATACCATGAACCAGTTGCATTTTTGTATTTAACCGAGTTTTTGTTCTTTGCAATGAAGCATTTTCTAATATATAAGCGTCGGTACATAGGTTAAACTTCCCTTGAATGACTCTGTCAGTGTTACGAAATTGCATTTGTTTATCTTTTTTCTGCATTGTAAAGGTAATTCATGACGCATAGGCATCTACTTAGTGCAAGCAAACCAGACAAAAAAGACAACAGATTGAAACCCAGCATCGGTTACTACAAAGCTTGCATAAACAAAGCCTGCATTGGATTTTCAAGTATGTGTACACATTACACTCCcatatataaacaaacaatattGATACAAGAAAAAACGTACAGAAAATCAAATTAAACTACACAAACTTTAATTAAGATGTCAAAAGATGATCTTGTTCTCTTGGATTTCTGGGTTAGCCCCTTCTCTTTGAGAGTTAAAGTTGCTCTGGAGGAGAAAGGATTGAGCTACGTAGCTCGAGAGGAGGATATATTTGGAGGGAAGAGTGATTTGTTGCTGAAATCAAACCCCATTTATGAGAAAGTTCCTGTTCTTCTGCACAATGGTAAACCCATTGTCGAATCATCCAACATCGTGTACTACATCGATGAGACATGGGCTTCCCCGCGGCTGCTCCCGGCTTGTGCCTATGGACGATCCCGGGCTCGATTCTGGGTTGATTTCATCGACAAAAAGGTCTTTTTACTATCATTACTCGATACATACACGTGATCAGTGTATTAGCTAGATCCCAACATCCAAAGAGGAACATGAGTTTTTAGCTTTCAATCAAAACTATCATGTCATATGTGCATTCTTTTATTATTCAGTTTTAGACACGCATTTatagaaaaaatattatacaaaacGACAATATATaggtatatgtatgtatgtatacttcagtttttaaaaattgaaatttaatatAGAATTAacatctatttatttatttatatccaTAGGTGTTTGATGCTGGAAGCTCAATATGGAAGAGTAAGGGCGAAGAATTGGAGGGTGCTAAGAAAGAGTTCATTGACGTTTTGAAGAAGCTAGAGGGGGCAATGGGGGGAAAGGACTACTTTGGTGGAGATGAATTCGGGTTTGTAGACATCGTGCTCATCGGGCTCGTTGCATGGTTCGATGCCTACGAGACATGTGGTGGATTCAAGATTGAAGAAGAGTGTCCCAAGATTGGATCTTGGATCAAGAAATGTAAGAAAAGGGAAAGTGTTGCTAAAATTCTTCCAAACCCTCAACAAGTTTGTGAGTTTGTGGGGATGCTTAGAAAAGGGCATGGAATTGAATGAAATAATTTCGAGACTTATTTCAATGGCTAGAATAGGGTCTGGCTAGCTATGGTCGATGGCCAATTTCTGGTTGATTGTTGTTTCCAGTTTTTTTTTGGCTTTTGCTTGTTTTGGGAATAAAGATGATATGCCTTTGAGAATAATCAGTCATTTTCATCTCGTGTTTGTATTGTAATTTGAAGAAGAACAAGGATACTCAGTTGTTGGTTTACTGTTATTTACTCGTCACATTCGTGTTAGGATCaatcaaaaaattaaataatgttcAACATGTAACCGAGTTCTTGGCTCTGATCTCTTTAggcttttttttatttattttataaattattaatataattgataaacGAAATTCATTATGAAATACCAAACAACATATTATTTGACACATTTATTTGGTTTTAATTTTGAAGCAGCATGACTTTCTTCCAAGCCGGACGACCGGAAATGTCGACCCACCAATTGTACACATTTTTCCTATCTTTGATCAGATGCTCGAAACCTTCATTCATCAAAAACCTCGTACTAGGCAAGTGAGTTAGATCGGCCAACGTGAACCTGTCCCCGGCGAGGTACTTGGTTTTCGACAGCCTCTCCTCGTACACGTCCAGCACTTCCCCCAGCTTGCCCTCGCGGTCACGGATCAATTCCGTGTCCGCCACCCGACCCATTCGAGGGGACACGACGAGCTCGAGGACCATGGCGTAAATTAACGGGTTGTAGTTGTGGCTTTCCACCTCCATCCATTGCTCCACTATAGCTCTCTCTTCTAGAGTGCTTCCCACAAGACCAATGCCTTCATGTTTTGCTGCGTAGTACCTGATTATGGCCCTGGATTCTGCCCAGCTCCAATCAAACATGTATGGGAAAATTCAATCTTAAATTTTCCAaacaatatacatatatatgtgtgtgtgtctgtGAAGAATATGGCGCCAATGTGTTGATTACCGAAAAGCTTGAGATCACCATCCTCTATAGCAGGAACTTGTCCAAAGGGCTGTCGAAAAGCAAGTGATATTACTCGAGATATATGCacacaaaaattaaaataaaaatcaaacatTATTCAGGATATATATAAAGATCTTTCCGGCATCTTTAAACCTTTTTCTCTGGtttaattaacatttaaatATGTCTAtaaagtaattatattttatgatcTAGATATGAATTTTGAAACTCATGGAACATTTCTTCAAATCTATTCGTTAATAGGCAAGTGTATAGTTGAAAAAGTAACCTGTCTGAGACGAAACTCAGGTTTTTTCTGCTCTCCGGATTCGAGATCAATCGGTACGAGCTCGAACTGGAGTCCCAACTCGAAAAGACAGGCTAAAACCCTCTGTGGGCAAGCTGCATTGGCCGGACCATATACTTTAACCACCATTTCTCTCAATACCTAAGTTCAAAAAACACAAGTATATATGTATAgaattcaaatttattttaattttcctCGACAAATCCTTTAGCCTTATATAGAGGTCAAAACACTTggatccaattttttttattttatttttagttatggGGTTTACAAGTtggttgcatgtttattataaACAATTAATCATGTAGCAGGACAGTCTCACATATCTTTTATCTTCGAAACTAGTTATCATGcacatataataaataataattttgacataacaAGCAATACATTTTCATGACTGacccaaataatatatttgtCTCATGAAATCGTTTCACAAATTTTTTTCGTGTTAATTATGATCGATAAGTAACTTTTCATGTTCTAAAAATAACTAAATCtttgaatatattttattaagtttAGTACAAAATCACCATATTATTGTGTGAAAAGGtggataaaaaaatttgaaatgagagACAACTGATTGCATTTTGCGGGgcagatttatttttattttttttataaaattgtaaTTATAAGCGAATGAAAAACTTATTTAattgatgatattatatgtgCTGCTCGAAAATGAACGGATTAGGTAAATTAAAGACAACGTCCGTCTGCCTTAAGATTGATTTTCCTAGGTGGTTGCCACGCGATAACATCCGGTAGGTGACAGCTTCCAGGCTTTTATACTTGCCAAAACAGAGACCGGCATCTTTCAAAGGTATATACTTGGATGGATTTGGATCTTTTATTGCTGGagtaactatatcacttggtgTTGTGTATTTTTTATTCTGATCTTCTATTGATAATCTtaatttataagaaattttttCAAATTCCTCAGACAACATGAGGAGTTTTCAAGATCATCAATCGATGACCTTGTATCAATTTTAATTTGtattaatttcattttatattataaaaataaagattGACATTTAATCTATTGTTCAGACAATATTAAAGTTTAAATACCAAACAATTGATATATATAGTTGTATTAGGATAATTAAACAAtctaatttttatttatcataaaACACATTATACAATAGCCAAACTTTGAATATTCTCTTAAcccatttaaaattttattgagCTTATTCAATTAATACCAAATATATGAAAGCCCAAATAGATTAATGATTTTTTAGTTCAATACATAAATGTTGAATCCATTATTCTAATATGTATTAAAGCccaaaaaatacatatatatagccCGTAAAAATTGGAGCCCATATAGATAAATAATGAATCAATTTTTTTGTAGCCTATATGATTTAAGACCCAAAAATGATCAAGATTTGAAGTATTCTAACAattacaataattttttttcacttTCTAAAGTTTGTTAGGTCTCAAatttgagattttgatatcagatgAGTTATAAGTGATctgccaatttttttttacttaaaagaaaatttaaactatatttttcattaatataTGACGAtcgttttaaaaatcatatatatatgttgttctaAGTTCTGGAAGTTAAATGATTTGATAGCCTCTGAGTTTATATATGGATGTAAATGAGTCGAATTCTTACATAAACTAGTAGAAtacacgtgcgttgcacgtggaCAACAAAGCATTTGAAAATGATTGTAATATTCCAAATATGAAAGTAAATATTGGTGAATAAGCTGAAGAAAGCATGCTTATAAATATAAAGAACTTTATATCATAATATCCTCCCACAGAAAAAATACTAATATGAAAATAATTTACTAATATGAAAATAATTCGTCCACAGCTAACTAAGCATAGATGTTTAATCCCCacaatgaaaataaatatatacaaaaGTGGATACTTGAAATCAGACGAAAATA
This Primulina eburnea isolate SZY01 chromosome 2, ASM2296580v1, whole genome shotgun sequence DNA region includes the following protein-coding sequences:
- the LOC140824808 gene encoding glutathione S-transferase F12-like yields the protein MVVKVYGPANAACPQRVLACLFELGLQFELVPIDLESGEQKKPEFRLRQPFGQVPAIEDGDLKLFESRAIIRYYAAKHEGIGLVGSTLEERAIVEQWMEVESHNYNPLIYAMVLELVVSPRMGRVADTELIRDREGKLGEVLDVYEERLSKTKYLAGDRFTLADLTHLPSTRFLMNEGFEHLIKDRKNVYNWWVDISGRPAWKKVMLLQN
- the LOC140823685 gene encoding autophagy protein 5-like, with translation MTMDAYKAAGNEAQQYVWAGAIPLQIHLHDSEVTTLPPPSPALILASRLGYLPLLVPQIKPFFSSSLPPGVDTVWFDYKGLPLKWYIPTGVLFDLLCAEPERPWNITVHFRGYPGNLLTPCEGEESVKWSFINSLKEAAYIINGNCKNIMNMSQSDQAELWLSVLNGQMEVYRGVSSKLKLDNVAGDDFSLKLNSSSSKALQGINDSNATAPTRTGRIPVRLYLRIIVADIDDLEDSPIVDSWDKISYINRPVEIYGNCFTLYDAVKALLPEFFAEESSIDDNPCVEEVGEERESEEASSSRSPEDTTKVSNEHAGSLSDNAEIKLVRIQGIEPKLEIPFAWIANNLINPEHYLHICVYVKIKEPINI
- the LOC140824807 gene encoding probable glutathione S-transferase parC; amino-acid sequence: MSKDDLVLLDFWVSPFSLRVKVALEEKGLSYVAREEDIFGGKSDLLLKSNPIYEKVPVLLHNGKPIVESSNIVYYIDETWASPRLLPACAYGRSRARFWVDFIDKKVFDAGSSIWKSKGEELEGAKKEFIDVLKKLEGAMGGKDYFGGDEFGFVDIVLIGLVAWFDAYETCGGFKIEEECPKIGSWIKKCKKRESVAKILPNPQQVCEFVGMLRKGHGIE